In Stieleria varia, one genomic interval encodes:
- a CDS encoding BPSS1187 family protein codes for MSKINLAVLIVIAACSLANAQSPANAQSPASNQSPASNQRFELTARASEIDVRAGQHPELGYVFADDKGKPQDIQHAVVDTRVRSRGQLVIWLMGHNQGLFERLSGYGLHAIQPHYANRWFGLIDATARDDGTTLGQVRLEAATGEDFSPLVDIPQPDGLKHRSLQFVKWLAKKNPEGNWQQFLNADQSDLLWDKVILSGSSHGSTTAARFAKHQRVARVVMFCGPRDQLDDWQGFPSATPENRYFGFSHVLDGGWTGDHYCRSWLMLGLAKFGPLVDVDETKPPYKRSRRLITAGDVGGNDKRAHSSVTPGGSAIKDAKGTYAHEAVWRYLFTHPVDQVGLSVEPESDCTMDLRKKPSKR; via the coding sequence ATGTCCAAGATTAACCTGGCGGTTTTAATTGTGATTGCCGCCTGTTCCCTCGCAAACGCCCAATCCCCGGCAAACGCCCAGTCCCCGGCCAGCAACCAGTCCCCGGCCAGCAACCAACGCTTTGAACTGACCGCTCGGGCCAGCGAAATCGATGTGCGTGCCGGCCAGCACCCCGAACTCGGGTATGTCTTTGCTGACGACAAAGGCAAACCGCAGGACATCCAGCACGCGGTAGTCGATACCCGCGTACGGTCACGCGGCCAACTCGTGATTTGGTTGATGGGTCACAACCAAGGTCTCTTTGAGCGACTTTCGGGCTACGGATTGCACGCGATTCAGCCTCACTATGCGAACCGGTGGTTTGGGTTGATCGATGCGACCGCACGTGATGACGGAACGACGTTGGGCCAAGTCCGCTTGGAAGCGGCCACCGGAGAAGACTTCAGTCCATTGGTCGACATTCCTCAGCCGGATGGATTGAAACACCGCTCGTTGCAGTTCGTCAAATGGCTGGCGAAAAAGAATCCCGAAGGCAACTGGCAGCAATTCTTGAACGCAGACCAAAGCGATCTGCTGTGGGACAAAGTCATCTTGAGCGGCAGTTCGCACGGCAGCACGACGGCGGCGCGTTTTGCGAAACACCAACGAGTCGCACGAGTCGTCATGTTCTGCGGCCCTCGCGACCAACTGGATGACTGGCAAGGATTTCCGTCGGCGACACCGGAGAATCGCTACTTCGGTTTCTCCCATGTCCTGGACGGCGGCTGGACCGGAGACCACTACTGTCGATCGTGGCTGATGCTGGGCTTGGCCAAGTTCGGTCCGCTGGTGGACGTCGACGAAACCAAACCTCCGTACAAACGCTCGCGTCGCCTGATCACCGCAGGCGATGTCGGTGGCAATGACAAGCGAGCCCATAGCTCGGTCACGCCAGGAGGTTCTGCCATCAAAGACGCCAAGGGCACGTACGCCCACGAAGCGGTCTGGCGTTATCTATTCACCCACCCGGTCGATCAAGTCGGCTTGAGCGTCGAGCCCGAATCTGATTGCACCATGGACCTGCGGAAAAAGCCAAGCAAACGATGA
- a CDS encoding glycoside hydrolase family 71/99-like protein encodes MLPIVFESITVNRVSGQLRLCLLGVSLVCFLLVQCIEADEPSSRSQVTRRPLILAHYMPWYTIQPATQAKPAVWGWHWTMDHFDPNKRSEGKRQIASAFYPLIGPYDSGDPQVIEYHLLLMKLAGIDGVIVDWYGQTQYRDYAVLNTNTYRLIQQVERLGMKFVICYEDQTIPALVAGGQLAEGEQVAHVVSELNWLGKYWFRSGSYVRLDDKPVLLSFGHAGLSDEQWTQCLGQLSQPVAYFSEHDRRTSAVGAFDWPVPSQGVERSQRFTQQGRQWQHQIPVVFPRFVDIYAQAGVNEGYGRIEDNDAKTLRSTLKWALDSRSEIVQVATWNDWGEGTQIEPSHEFGYRDLEIIQSARRGRDAKFLSQESHLRFPFRLFQLRRSGKVDAESLDQVVRLIADGELDQALVALKSYSQDLSPGVSVE; translated from the coding sequence ATGCTGCCGATCGTGTTCGAATCAATCACAGTCAACAGAGTCTCTGGACAGTTGCGTCTCTGTTTGTTGGGGGTGTCGTTGGTTTGCTTTTTGCTGGTCCAGTGTATCGAAGCGGACGAACCGAGTTCCCGATCCCAGGTCACGCGGCGGCCATTGATTTTGGCTCACTACATGCCGTGGTACACCATCCAACCGGCGACTCAGGCGAAACCTGCCGTGTGGGGCTGGCACTGGACCATGGACCACTTCGATCCCAACAAACGATCCGAAGGCAAACGGCAGATCGCGTCCGCTTTTTATCCGCTGATCGGCCCCTATGACTCGGGCGATCCGCAGGTCATCGAGTACCACCTGCTGCTGATGAAGCTGGCGGGCATCGATGGTGTCATCGTCGATTGGTATGGGCAGACTCAGTATCGCGACTACGCCGTCCTGAACACCAACACCTATCGTTTGATTCAACAGGTCGAGCGTTTGGGGATGAAGTTCGTGATTTGCTACGAAGATCAAACGATTCCCGCGCTGGTTGCCGGCGGCCAACTTGCCGAGGGCGAACAGGTTGCCCACGTGGTGTCGGAGTTGAATTGGCTGGGCAAGTATTGGTTCCGGAGTGGCAGCTATGTACGGCTTGATGACAAGCCGGTCCTGCTGTCGTTCGGCCACGCGGGTTTGAGTGACGAACAATGGACCCAGTGCTTGGGCCAACTGTCCCAACCGGTTGCCTATTTCAGCGAACACGATCGCCGCACGTCTGCTGTCGGTGCATTCGATTGGCCGGTGCCCTCGCAAGGGGTTGAGCGTTCACAGCGATTCACGCAACAGGGCAGGCAATGGCAGCACCAAATCCCCGTCGTGTTTCCTCGCTTCGTCGACATCTACGCCCAAGCCGGAGTGAACGAAGGCTATGGACGGATCGAAGACAATGACGCAAAGACTCTACGAAGCACCTTAAAATGGGCACTGGATTCGCGTTCGGAGATCGTCCAAGTCGCCACTTGGAACGATTGGGGCGAAGGAACTCAGATTGAGCCGAGCCACGAATTCGGGTACCGAGATCTGGAAATCATCCAATCAGCTCGCCGCGGACGTGATGCGAAATTTCTATCGCAAGAATCCCATCTGCGATTTCCTTTTCGTTTGTTTCAATTGCGGCGATCGGGCAAGGTCGATGCCGAATCGCTTGATCAAGTTGTCCGCCTGATCGCTGACGGAGAGTTGGATCAAGCGTTGGTGGCACTGAAGAGCTACTCGCAGGATTTGTCACCCGGCGTATCAGTTGAGTGA
- a CDS encoding proteasome-type protease, producing MTFCVGIQVREGIVALADTRIVRGSEQVNKQKLAHFQHAHGALFTMTSGLRSVRDKTLVYVEETLRQTNPVQDRLYQFVNLFGDQLRRVKLEDGPSLSATGHAFNLHAIIGGCLTSDQQPQLFYVYPEGNWVEAAVDSPYFMIGRTYYGKPILDRLLTYETPLRSAIALALLAFDATRTSVTDVDWPIDIAVIAAGSRDPVIQRYTEADLQQTTQWWTQVLSDSLGSMPMQWADGLLPPSPPTQL from the coding sequence TTGACTTTTTGTGTAGGCATTCAAGTTCGCGAAGGCATCGTCGCGCTTGCGGACACACGCATTGTTCGCGGTAGCGAACAAGTCAATAAACAAAAGCTGGCGCACTTTCAACATGCCCACGGTGCACTGTTCACCATGACCAGCGGGCTGCGGTCCGTTCGTGACAAGACGCTCGTCTACGTGGAGGAAACCCTGCGTCAAACCAATCCGGTGCAAGATCGTCTGTACCAATTCGTGAATCTCTTTGGCGACCAGCTTCGTCGCGTCAAGCTCGAGGACGGACCGTCGCTCAGCGCAACCGGCCACGCGTTCAATTTGCACGCGATCATCGGTGGCTGTTTGACGTCGGATCAGCAGCCGCAGTTGTTTTATGTTTACCCAGAAGGCAACTGGGTGGAGGCCGCAGTGGACTCGCCGTACTTCATGATCGGACGGACGTACTATGGCAAACCGATCTTGGATCGCTTGCTGACATATGAGACCCCGTTGCGATCGGCCATTGCACTGGCCCTGCTCGCCTTTGACGCCACACGAACGAGCGTCACGGATGTGGATTGGCCGATCGATATCGCCGTCATCGCAGCAGGCTCTCGAGATCCTGTGATCCAGAGATACACCGAGGCGGATCTTCAGCAGACCACACAGTGGTGGACACAAGTCTTGAGCGATTCACTTGGTTCCATGCCAATGCAGTGGGCTGATGGCCTGCTGCCACCTTCACCACCGACACAGCTATGA
- a CDS encoding transglutaminase-like domain-containing protein — MTQILVGSQLSYQVMQETTFLLHISASETSRQVIEHESLEFTPPLDVEICQVGQEGNRLHRIVVQPCELNITYQATVDLKPQVDQAINVGEMSASRMPGDVLPYLNPSRYCESDLLGRFAFEEFGQLDRGYSRVRAISDWVHRHLRYTSGSTNATTTAADVLLQRTGVCRDYAHLAIALCRGVGIPARYVAGYAVDLQPPDFHGFMEAFLDGRWYLFDPTKLAKTTQLIRIGTGRDAADVAFATISGNAVLTHKSVWANLFSDTTNSSGTDDGSAVSTA; from the coding sequence ATGACTCAGATTTTGGTGGGTAGCCAGTTGAGCTACCAAGTGATGCAGGAAACCACTTTTTTGCTGCACATCTCCGCGAGCGAAACGTCACGTCAAGTGATCGAGCACGAGTCCCTCGAGTTCACGCCGCCATTGGACGTGGAAATTTGCCAAGTCGGCCAGGAAGGCAATCGGCTGCATCGAATCGTCGTCCAACCTTGTGAACTGAATATCACGTATCAAGCGACGGTGGACTTGAAGCCTCAGGTTGATCAAGCCATCAATGTGGGCGAGATGTCCGCATCTAGAATGCCTGGCGATGTACTGCCCTACCTCAACCCCAGTCGCTACTGCGAAAGTGACCTGCTGGGGCGATTTGCGTTCGAAGAGTTCGGGCAATTGGATCGCGGCTATTCTCGCGTCCGGGCGATCAGTGATTGGGTACACCGACACTTGCGATACACATCCGGCAGCACCAATGCGACGACCACCGCGGCCGACGTATTGCTGCAACGCACCGGGGTCTGTCGCGACTACGCCCATTTGGCGATCGCGTTGTGCCGAGGCGTCGGCATCCCCGCCAGGTATGTGGCGGGCTACGCCGTCGATCTGCAACCACCGGATTTTCATGGGTTCATGGAAGCCTTTCTGGACGGCCGTTGGTACTTGTTCGATCCGACCAAACTGGCCAAGACAACTCAATTGATTCGCATCGGAACGGGACGCGATGCCGCCGACGTCGCCTTCGCCACCATTTCCGGAAACGCCGTCCTGACGCACAAAAGTGTCTGGGCAAATCTGTTCAGCGACACAACCAACTCATCTGGAACCGATGACGGGTCGGCCGTCTCAACCGCCTGA
- a CDS encoding Rpn family recombination-promoting nuclease/putative transposase, whose amino-acid sequence MTFPNRILLMDQPPMAIGIDPKVAFAFKKLLGSRDHPEITIHFLNSVLGGDPLIKSVEILNPFNEKDFEDDKLSILDVKATDDQGRLLDIEMQTSLPGELANRLIFYAASQYVTQLREGARYANLMPSIGISVLDGILFQEVPDLHLDFRLRSQSPALTLSDALQVHLLELPKYTPPGDNIVVQDPLEQWVYFFRRAAYLTGDELTSRLVDPVFTEAARVLEMISRSPDDRALYEARLKLQRDEQSRLEAAEARGKEIGTEIGKEIGEARGRIQGKIQLLQGLLNEPESPADLLSTMSDEALTQLQASLQERLRSRG is encoded by the coding sequence ATGACGTTCCCCAACCGCATCCTGTTGATGGATCAACCGCCCATGGCCATTGGAATCGATCCCAAAGTCGCCTTCGCGTTTAAGAAGCTGCTCGGTAGTCGGGATCATCCCGAGATCACGATTCACTTCTTGAACTCCGTTTTGGGCGGTGATCCGCTGATCAAAAGTGTCGAGATTCTCAATCCATTCAACGAGAAGGATTTTGAGGATGACAAATTATCGATTTTGGATGTGAAGGCAACCGACGACCAAGGTCGATTGCTGGACATCGAGATGCAAACCAGCCTGCCCGGTGAACTGGCCAATCGGTTGATTTTCTACGCGGCATCCCAGTATGTGACGCAACTGCGTGAGGGTGCCCGCTACGCCAATCTGATGCCATCGATCGGAATCAGCGTTTTGGACGGCATTCTGTTCCAAGAGGTTCCCGATTTGCACCTTGACTTCCGGCTCCGTAGCCAAAGCCCGGCGTTGACGCTCTCGGATGCCCTGCAAGTGCATCTTTTAGAGTTGCCCAAATACACTCCACCGGGCGATAATATCGTCGTCCAAGATCCACTCGAACAATGGGTGTACTTTTTTCGTCGTGCCGCCTACCTGACGGGAGACGAACTAACATCTCGACTGGTTGATCCCGTTTTTACCGAAGCCGCAAGGGTCCTTGAAATGATATCGCGTTCCCCCGATGACCGTGCCCTTTACGAAGCACGCTTAAAACTGCAGCGAGACGAGCAATCCCGTCTCGAAGCTGCTGAGGCGCGCGGAAAAGAAATCGGCACAGAAATCGGAAAAGAAATCGGTGAGGCGCGCGGCAGGATTCAGGGGAAAATCCAGTTGCTGCAGGGGCTGCTCAATGAGCCCGAATCACCTGCTGACTTACTGTCGACGATGAGTGACGAAGCGTTGACGCAACTTCAAGCATCTCTTCAAGAGCGTCTGCGATCACGGGGATAG
- a CDS encoding lactate racemase domain-containing protein — protein MQILPSFFRVRQHFQSRALPNVQQATIDAIANSPAASLIRPGQSVAIGVGSRGIANLQPIVATTVRCLRGLGADPFIVPAMGSHGGATAQGQVGVLGSLGVDEAFVQCQIRSSMDTVFLGETEGGIPLHIDANAAAADHVVLINRIKPHTRLTGTLQSGLCKMLMIGLGKHTGAAAFHHAFSAFDYQLDRVASEIVTTICQSINVAFGLALIEDAYDETAWIEAVPGDQFLQREPELLPKAIQWMPRLPFDKLDLLIVDQIGKEISGTGMDTNIIGRKANDKVAMPDEFPKIREIYVRSLTRSTAGNAAGIGIAEYTHQRVVDAMDRDKTRVNCLVSGHVTAGAIPVTFETDEAALLAARSQFGGTTDQIRWVRITDTLHLSEIQCSEALWDEIQSGGDRNDPCEVISEIQPLKFSDGELSP, from the coding sequence ATGCAAATTCTCCCTTCGTTTTTTCGCGTGCGGCAGCATTTTCAGTCACGCGCCCTGCCGAATGTCCAACAGGCGACGATCGACGCTATAGCAAACTCGCCGGCCGCATCGTTGATTCGTCCGGGGCAAAGCGTCGCCATCGGAGTGGGCAGTCGTGGCATTGCCAATCTTCAGCCGATTGTGGCCACGACCGTCCGGTGTCTGCGCGGTTTGGGTGCAGATCCGTTCATTGTGCCCGCGATGGGCAGCCACGGTGGGGCGACCGCGCAAGGCCAGGTAGGAGTGTTGGGAAGTTTGGGGGTCGATGAAGCGTTCGTGCAGTGTCAGATTCGATCGAGCATGGACACTGTCTTTTTGGGGGAAACAGAGGGTGGCATCCCGCTGCATATCGATGCCAATGCTGCTGCTGCCGATCACGTCGTCTTGATCAACCGGATCAAACCGCACACAAGACTGACGGGCACGTTGCAAAGTGGATTGTGCAAGATGTTAATGATCGGATTGGGCAAGCACACCGGTGCGGCGGCGTTTCACCACGCTTTCTCTGCATTCGACTACCAGCTGGATCGCGTTGCCTCCGAGATCGTTACCACCATTTGCCAATCGATCAATGTCGCATTCGGCTTGGCGTTGATCGAAGACGCTTACGATGAGACGGCTTGGATCGAAGCCGTGCCGGGAGATCAATTTCTGCAAAGAGAGCCTGAGTTGTTGCCCAAAGCGATCCAATGGATGCCACGGTTGCCATTTGACAAACTGGATTTGCTGATCGTGGATCAGATCGGCAAAGAGATCAGCGGCACGGGCATGGACACAAATATCATCGGTCGCAAGGCCAATGACAAAGTCGCGATGCCGGACGAGTTCCCCAAGATTCGTGAAATCTACGTTCGCTCTCTGACCCGATCGACGGCGGGAAACGCAGCCGGGATCGGGATCGCTGAGTACACACACCAGCGTGTCGTCGATGCGATGGATCGAGACAAGACACGCGTCAACTGTTTGGTCAGTGGCCATGTTACCGCTGGCGCGATTCCGGTCACCTTTGAGACGGACGAAGCTGCCTTGTTGGCCGCGAGGTCACAGTTCGGAGGCACCACCGATCAGATCCGTTGGGTACGGATCACCGACACGCTGCACTTGAGCGAGATCCAGTGCAGCGAAGCCCTGTGGGACGAGATCCAAAGTGGTGGAGATCGAAATGATCCCTGCGAGGTGATTTCTGAAATCCAACCACTGAAGTTTAGCGACGGTGAGTTGTCACCGTAG
- a CDS encoding sulfatase family protein: MRLLAVTFLILLSATTFAAERNVIFFITDDESPTLGCYGDTAAATPAIDAIAADGVLFRNAFATTASCSASRSVVMSGLHNHRNGQYGHQHHYHKFASFHDVVSLALPRVMSRAGYRTGHIGKYHVAPETVFQFDTYLKGNGRNAVEMADASKAFITANDDKPFFLYFGTADPHRGGGVDATSDSELKPNLFGNKPNRGSYPGVDEVFFDPADVIVPPFLPDTKETREELAQYYQSCARVDAGVARLVEILKAADLYDKTMIVFTSDHGMAFAGGKTTVYEGGLRVPFIVRDPYQKTRGVQTDAMISHVDITPSLLDFAGGLNTKKNCPKDMLDPDAFWKERDEAVKDNRNGNKAFRSYQGKSWMHVLADPEAEHHETIFASHTFHEIQMYYPMRVVRDKQYKLIWNIAHPLPFPFASDLWSASSWQAQLAKGNDAPYGEMTVGRYVQRPEFELYDMQADPNESNNLAESMGHKDVLQEYQDKLKTMQKELDDPWIMKWDYE; encoded by the coding sequence ATGCGTTTGCTTGCCGTTACTTTTTTGATCTTGCTCTCCGCCACGACCTTTGCGGCGGAACGAAACGTGATCTTTTTCATCACAGACGACGAAAGCCCCACACTGGGCTGCTACGGAGATACCGCGGCGGCCACTCCCGCCATCGACGCGATTGCGGCAGACGGAGTTTTGTTCCGCAATGCCTTTGCCACCACCGCGTCTTGCAGCGCCAGTCGGAGCGTCGTGATGAGCGGCCTACACAATCATCGCAACGGACAGTACGGCCACCAACACCACTATCACAAGTTTGCATCGTTTCACGACGTGGTCAGTTTGGCACTTCCACGCGTGATGTCGCGAGCCGGCTATCGCACGGGACACATCGGCAAATATCACGTCGCGCCCGAGACCGTGTTTCAATTCGATACCTATCTCAAAGGCAACGGGCGCAACGCGGTGGAGATGGCTGATGCGAGCAAAGCGTTCATCACAGCGAATGATGACAAGCCGTTCTTTCTGTATTTCGGTACGGCGGACCCGCACCGCGGTGGAGGCGTTGACGCCACCAGCGACAGCGAGCTGAAACCCAACTTGTTCGGAAACAAGCCCAATCGGGGTTCGTATCCTGGGGTCGACGAAGTCTTCTTTGATCCAGCCGATGTGATCGTGCCGCCATTCTTGCCGGACACCAAAGAAACGCGTGAAGAACTCGCTCAATATTACCAGTCATGCGCACGTGTCGACGCAGGCGTGGCTCGCCTCGTCGAAATCCTGAAAGCGGCTGACTTGTACGACAAGACCATGATCGTTTTTACCAGCGATCACGGCATGGCATTCGCCGGCGGCAAAACGACCGTCTACGAAGGCGGCTTGCGAGTCCCCTTCATCGTTCGTGATCCGTATCAGAAAACACGTGGAGTACAAACCGATGCAATGATCAGCCACGTCGACATCACACCGAGCCTACTGGATTTCGCAGGAGGCCTGAACACCAAAAAGAATTGCCCTAAAGACATGCTCGACCCCGATGCGTTCTGGAAAGAACGCGACGAAGCAGTCAAGGACAACCGAAACGGCAACAAGGCGTTTCGTTCTTATCAAGGCAAGTCATGGATGCATGTGCTGGCTGATCCCGAAGCAGAACATCACGAAACCATTTTCGCGTCCCACACGTTTCACGAGATTCAAATGTACTATCCGATGCGAGTCGTTCGAGACAAACAGTACAAATTGATTTGGAACATTGCCCACCCGCTGCCCTTTCCCTTTGCCTCCGATCTGTGGAGCGCGAGCAGTTGGCAGGCCCAGTTGGCCAAAGGCAACGACGCACCCTACGGCGAAATGACCGTCGGCCGCTACGTCCAGCGACCCGAGTTCGAACTGTACGACATGCAAGCCGATCCGAACGAGTCAAACAACCTCGCCGAAAGCATGGGGCATAAGGATGTTTTGCAGGAGTATCAGGACAAGCTCAAGACGATGCAGAAGGAATTGGACGATCCCTGGATCATGAAATGGGACTACGAGTGA